A window of the Luoshenia tenuis genome harbors these coding sequences:
- the hslV gene encoding ATP-dependent protease subunit HslV: MLEGTTIVAVKRDGTCAIAGDGQVTMGEKVVMKRGAVKVRRIYNGRVIVGFAGSVADAFTLSERFEAKLEQYGGNLPRAAVELAQDWHGERAGRQLEAMLIAADAQDLLVLSGSGEVIDPDDGVVAIGSGGSYAYAAAKALVENTALPARDIAQKAILIASSICVFTNDHITVEEISAEKPQEVRSLPCPT, from the coding sequence ATGTTGGAAGGAACGACGATTGTAGCCGTCAAACGGGACGGCACCTGTGCCATCGCAGGCGATGGGCAGGTCACCATGGGCGAAAAAGTCGTCATGAAGCGCGGCGCCGTTAAGGTACGCCGGATCTATAATGGCAGGGTGATCGTAGGCTTTGCAGGGTCTGTAGCCGATGCCTTTACTTTGAGCGAGCGCTTCGAGGCGAAGTTGGAACAGTATGGCGGCAACCTGCCGCGCGCCGCCGTTGAGCTGGCGCAGGATTGGCATGGTGAGCGGGCCGGCCGCCAGTTAGAGGCGATGCTGATCGCGGCAGATGCGCAGGATCTTTTGGTGCTCTCGGGCAGTGGAGAGGTGATCGACCCGGACGATGGTGTGGTTGCTATCGGCTCGGGCGGCTCGTATGCCTATGCCGCGGCCAAGGCGCTGGTGGAGAATACCGCGCTTCCGGCACGGGATATTGCGCAAAAGGCGATTTTGATCGCCAGTTCGATCTGTGTATTTACCAATGACCATATTACCGTTGAGGAGATCAGCGCGGAAAAACCGCAGGAGGTCAGGAGCTTACCATGTCCAACTTAA
- the trmFO gene encoding methylenetetrahydrofolate--tRNA-(uracil(54)-C(5))-methyltransferase (FADH(2)-oxidizing) TrmFO — protein sequence MLKDKRVTIIGAGLAGCEAAWQLAQRNIPVRLCEMRPEQMTPAHKTGNFAELVCSNSLRSDRLENAVGLLKEEMRLLDSLIMQAADHARVPAGGALAVDREDFSGFITARLSEHPMVEVAYGECTELPEGPVIIAAGPLASDALGEVIARNLKLERMHFFDAAAPIVLKESLNMDIIFPASRYGRGEDYLNCPMTEEQYFAFYEALIHAQEAPVHGFEDQKVFEGCMPVEVMAKRGPQTLAYGPLKPIGLRDPRTGARPYAVVQLRQDDREGRLYNLVGFQTHLKFGEQKRVFSMIPGLENAEFVRYGVMHRNTYIHSPGVLSAHYQMLARPDVFFAGQITGVEGYVESAASGLVAGRGMAAYLLDEPVPEFGDITAIGALGHYVSSYAGSDFQPMNANFGIMRPLEKRIRNKKEKNLAIAQRALEHIKTLV from the coding sequence ATGCTAAAGGATAAACGTGTTACGATTATAGGTGCGGGCCTTGCCGGCTGTGAGGCGGCTTGGCAGTTGGCCCAGCGCAATATTCCGGTGCGCCTTTGTGAAATGCGCCCGGAGCAGATGACCCCGGCGCATAAGACCGGCAACTTTGCCGAACTCGTGTGCAGCAACAGCCTGCGCAGCGACCGGCTGGAAAACGCAGTCGGCCTGCTGAAAGAGGAGATGCGCCTGCTTGATTCGCTGATCATGCAGGCGGCGGATCATGCCCGCGTCCCGGCAGGGGGCGCTTTGGCGGTAGACCGGGAGGATTTCTCGGGCTTTATTACCGCGCGCCTTAGTGAGCACCCAATGGTAGAAGTCGCTTATGGCGAATGTACCGAACTGCCCGAGGGGCCCGTCATCATCGCGGCGGGGCCGCTGGCTTCAGATGCGCTGGGCGAGGTGATCGCTCGGAATCTGAAGCTTGAGCGCATGCACTTTTTCGATGCGGCTGCGCCCATCGTCCTTAAAGAATCGCTGAATATGGATATTATCTTTCCCGCGTCCCGCTATGGACGAGGGGAGGATTATTTGAATTGCCCCATGACCGAGGAACAGTATTTTGCCTTTTATGAGGCGCTGATCCACGCACAGGAGGCGCCGGTACACGGTTTTGAGGACCAAAAGGTGTTTGAAGGCTGTATGCCGGTAGAGGTAATGGCCAAGCGCGGCCCGCAGACGCTGGCCTATGGTCCGCTCAAGCCCATCGGCTTGCGCGATCCGCGTACGGGTGCGCGCCCCTATGCCGTGGTGCAGCTGCGCCAGGACGACCGGGAAGGGCGGCTGTACAACCTGGTAGGCTTCCAGACCCATCTGAAATTTGGCGAGCAAAAACGGGTGTTTTCTATGATACCCGGCCTTGAAAATGCGGAATTTGTGCGCTATGGCGTTATGCACCGCAATACGTACATCCATTCGCCCGGAGTGCTGAGCGCCCACTACCAAATGTTAGCCAGGCCGGACGTGTTTTTCGCCGGGCAGATCACCGGCGTGGAGGGCTATGTGGAATCCGCCGCCAGCGGCCTTGTGGCCGGGCGGGGAATGGCCGCCTACCTTTTGGATGAGCCAGTCCCCGAATTTGGCGATATCACGGCCATCGGCGCGCTGGGGCACTATGTTTCCAGCTATGCTGGCAGCGATTTTCAGCCGATGAACGCCAATTTCGGCATCATGCGTCCGCTGGAAAAGCGCATCCGCAACAAAAAAGAAAAGAACCTGGCCATCGCCCAGCGCGCGCTGGAACATATCAAGACCTTGGTTTAA
- the topA gene encoding type I DNA topoisomerase: protein MADKLVIVESPAKAKTISKFLGHGYTVEASNGHVRDLPKSQTGVDIEHNYEPKYITIRGHGEIVEKLKKKAKSAKAIYLATDPDREGEAISWHLAHLLKMDDKAPCRIEFHEITKQAVKSAIKNPRQININLVDAQQARRVVDRLVGYSISPLLWEKVRKRLSAGRVQSVATRMICDREAEINAFQPKEYWTVIAKLHQEGKKAFFHARLVTYKGKRIDEITAEIAAEAKERLQQAEFSVDGVRKGEKRKNPPAPFTTSTLQQEAARKLSFTTKRTMMVAQQLYEGVDVKGQGTIGLVTYIRTDSTRISTEAQEAAKEYLMDKYGAEYVPETFNQFKGRRGAQDAHEAIRPTVMSNHPDLVKESLTSEQYKLYKLIYTRFLASQMTPTRFETMTATIGAGDYGFRFSGAKMSFPGFSAVYAVEADEADAQDESKLFNLHQGEKLQLEELDAAQHFTEPPARYSEASLVRALEEKGIGRPSTYAPIISTILERGYVRRENKMLAPTELGNIINDIMMRYFSSVVDIAFTAQMEDNLDHVEEGDMSWQSVVDEFYQPFSKSLAHAQEAMEKIEVKDEVSDVTCEKCGAKMVYKIGRFGKFLACPNYPQCKNTRPIVQELEVPCPKCGSKLVVRRSKRGRTFYGCEKYPECDFVSWNMPVKEKCPECGGYMVLRKRNGVNIHQCANEECGYSHNADAPQPS from the coding sequence ATGGCAGATAAGCTGGTAATTGTCGAATCGCCCGCAAAAGCCAAAACCATCAGCAAGTTTTTGGGGCATGGATATACAGTAGAAGCATCGAACGGACACGTGCGGGACCTGCCCAAAAGCCAGACCGGCGTGGACATTGAACATAATTACGAGCCTAAATACATCACCATCCGCGGCCACGGGGAGATCGTGGAAAAGCTTAAGAAAAAGGCCAAGTCCGCCAAGGCGATCTACCTGGCGACGGACCCTGACCGCGAAGGAGAGGCGATTTCCTGGCATCTGGCGCATCTTCTCAAGATGGATGACAAGGCCCCTTGCCGTATCGAATTTCATGAGATCACCAAGCAGGCGGTCAAATCCGCCATTAAAAATCCAAGGCAGATCAATATCAACCTAGTTGATGCCCAGCAGGCCCGCCGCGTGGTGGACCGCTTGGTGGGTTATTCCATCAGCCCGCTTTTGTGGGAAAAGGTGCGTAAGCGCCTGAGCGCCGGGCGCGTGCAGTCCGTAGCCACCCGTATGATCTGCGACCGGGAGGCCGAGATCAACGCCTTTCAGCCCAAAGAGTATTGGACGGTGATCGCCAAACTGCATCAGGAGGGAAAAAAGGCCTTTTTCCATGCGCGCCTGGTAACTTATAAGGGCAAGCGCATTGATGAGATCACAGCCGAGATTGCGGCTGAGGCCAAAGAACGCCTGCAGCAGGCGGAGTTCAGTGTGGATGGCGTGCGCAAGGGGGAAAAACGCAAAAACCCCCCCGCGCCTTTTACCACCAGTACTTTGCAGCAGGAGGCGGCGCGCAAGCTTTCCTTTACTACCAAGCGGACGATGATGGTCGCCCAGCAGCTTTATGAGGGCGTGGACGTAAAAGGGCAGGGCACAATCGGCCTTGTGACCTATATCCGTACCGATTCCACCCGTATCTCTACGGAAGCGCAGGAGGCGGCTAAGGAATATCTGATGGATAAATACGGTGCGGAGTATGTGCCGGAGACTTTTAACCAGTTTAAAGGCCGCCGCGGCGCGCAGGATGCCCACGAGGCCATCCGTCCCACGGTGATGAGCAACCACCCCGATCTGGTCAAGGAATCTTTGACCAGCGAGCAGTATAAGCTTTATAAATTGATCTATACCCGCTTTTTAGCCAGCCAGATGACCCCGACGCGATTTGAGACCATGACGGCTACCATTGGCGCGGGGGACTATGGTTTCCGTTTCAGCGGGGCGAAGATGAGCTTCCCCGGCTTTTCCGCCGTTTACGCCGTAGAAGCGGACGAGGCGGATGCCCAGGATGAGAGCAAGCTTTTCAACCTGCACCAGGGCGAAAAGCTGCAGTTAGAAGAGTTGGATGCGGCCCAGCACTTTACCGAGCCGCCGGCCCGCTACAGCGAGGCTTCGCTGGTGCGCGCGCTGGAGGAAAAGGGAATCGGCCGGCCCAGCACCTATGCGCCCATCATTTCCACGATTCTGGAGCGGGGATATGTGCGCCGGGAGAATAAGATGCTGGCCCCGACGGAGCTTGGCAATATTATCAACGATATTATGATGCGGTATTTCTCCTCGGTGGTGGACATCGCCTTTACCGCCCAGATGGAGGACAACCTGGACCACGTGGAAGAGGGCGATATGTCCTGGCAGAGCGTGGTGGATGAGTTCTATCAGCCCTTTAGCAAGAGCTTGGCCCACGCGCAGGAGGCTATGGAAAAGATCGAGGTCAAAGACGAGGTTTCGGATGTTACCTGCGAAAAATGCGGCGCCAAAATGGTTTATAAGATCGGGCGGTTCGGTAAGTTTTTGGCTTGCCCCAACTATCCACAGTGCAAAAACACCCGGCCCATCGTACAGGAGCTGGAGGTGCCCTGCCCCAAGTGCGGCAGCAAGCTGGTGGTGCGGCGCAGCAAGCGCGGCCGTACGTTTTATGGATGTGAAAAATATCCCGAGTGCGATTTTGTCAGCTGGAATATGCCGGTGAAAGAGAAGTGCCCGGAGTGCGGCGGTTACATGGTGCTGCGCAAGCGCAACGGCGTGAATATCCACCAATGCGCGAATGAAGAGTGCGGCTACAGCCACAATGCGGATGCGCCCCAGCCGTCTTAA
- the dprA gene encoding DNA-processing protein DprA: protein MYSEMQKYEIWLATIPGIGATHYFELVEHFGSAQAVFNEYRAGSYPLGEKTEAALLKARSPQRVDALAQRLEQRGLQALTFSHPHYPEILKSIDDPPCLLYAIGDTSLLGRPSIAMVGSRRATRYGKEMAFELAQDLAATGAVIVSGMARGIDSCSHRGALAAEGKTIAVLGCGVDVVYPPENQELYDEIAKKGLLISEYLPGAEPLGNHFPARNRIISGLSTAVILVEAGERSGALHTLNFALEQGREVFALPGNINSPNSAGTNRMIRDGAHMLLEFTDVLDELGWSYTPKAPEAAKSSGDQPHPATNPEEKQVLALLESGEFNREELAAQVDCSAQKLNTTLTMLELRGIIKQSSGGIYHL from the coding sequence ATGTACAGCGAGATGCAAAAATACGAGATTTGGCTGGCGACCATACCCGGCATTGGCGCCACGCATTATTTTGAACTGGTCGAGCATTTTGGTTCGGCGCAGGCTGTATTTAACGAATACCGCGCCGGCAGTTATCCGCTGGGCGAAAAGACGGAAGCGGCGCTGCTCAAAGCCCGCTCTCCCCAGCGCGTGGATGCATTGGCCCAGCGGTTGGAGCAGCGTGGCCTGCAGGCGCTTACCTTTTCACATCCCCACTATCCGGAAATTCTAAAGAGCATCGACGATCCGCCCTGCCTGCTCTACGCCATTGGCGATACCTCGCTGCTGGGCAGGCCTTCTATCGCCATGGTGGGCTCGCGGCGCGCCACGCGCTATGGCAAGGAAATGGCTTTTGAGCTGGCGCAGGACTTGGCCGCCACCGGGGCTGTGATCGTTTCCGGTATGGCCAGGGGGATCGATTCCTGCTCGCACCGCGGCGCCCTGGCTGCCGAGGGGAAGACCATTGCCGTGCTGGGCTGCGGGGTCGATGTGGTCTATCCGCCTGAAAATCAGGAGCTGTACGACGAGATCGCTAAAAAAGGGTTGCTGATTTCAGAATACTTGCCGGGTGCAGAGCCGCTTGGCAACCACTTCCCGGCGCGCAACCGCATCATCTCCGGCCTTTCTACCGCCGTGATTTTGGTGGAGGCGGGGGAGCGCAGCGGCGCGCTGCATACCTTGAATTTTGCCTTGGAGCAGGGCCGCGAGGTATTTGCGCTTCCGGGCAACATCAATTCGCCAAACAGCGCCGGCACCAACCGGATGATCCGGGACGGGGCGCACATGCTGCTGGAGTTTACCGATGTGCTGGACGAACTGGGCTGGAGCTATACCCCCAAGGCGCCCGAGGCGGCAAAAAGCAGCGGAGATCAACCCCATCCCGCCACAAATCCAGAGGAAAAGCAGGTACTCGCGCTGCTGGAGAGCGGCGAATTTAACCGCGAGGAGCTGGCCGCGCAGGTGGATTGCTCTGCGCAAAAATTAAATACGACCTTGACAATGTTGGAATTAAGGGGAATAATTAAACAGTCATCGGGCGGTATTTATCACCTATAG
- a CDS encoding YifB family Mg chelatase-like AAA ATPase, with translation MLSKIHSFGLNGLAGYAVSVEVDVSNGLPAYETVGLPDAAVKESRERVRAALRNAGFEYPAQRITVNLAPANMRKEGPLYDLPIAIGLLCATAQVPREAAQDYLICGELSLDGGIRPVTGVLPMVIAAREMGFQKVILPAENAAEAAFVEGMAVYAAQTLSQLVGSLRGEEALSPVPLQSFEALRRESVYQGDFSEVKGQAAAKRALEIAAAGGHNVIMVGPPGSGKTMLAHNLPSILPELTFDEALEITKIHSVAGQTLLHGGLVTERPFRAPHHSASVPSITGGGRNARPGEISLAHLGVLFLDEMPEFPREILEALRQPLEDGNITVARVNANYTYPAQFMLIGSMNPCPCGNFGSATQECRCTPLQIQRYLNRISGPLLDRIDIQVEVQPITYTQLTQKQQPEESSADIRKRVERAREIQRSRYKQKGIYFNSQLSNRLMNEVCALDAQGSALLRQAFHQLRLSARAHSRILKVARTIADLDGRAQIAATDVAEAIQYRSLDRKYWQV, from the coding sequence ATGCTTTCTAAGATCCACAGCTTTGGCCTAAACGGCCTGGCGGGGTATGCGGTATCTGTAGAGGTGGACGTATCAAACGGCCTGCCGGCCTATGAGACCGTGGGCCTGCCGGATGCCGCCGTCAAAGAATCGCGGGAACGGGTGCGCGCGGCGCTTAGGAATGCGGGCTTTGAGTATCCCGCCCAGCGCATCACCGTCAATCTGGCCCCGGCCAATATGCGAAAAGAGGGCCCGCTTTACGATCTGCCCATTGCCATCGGCCTGCTTTGCGCCACCGCGCAGGTGCCGCGTGAGGCAGCGCAGGATTATTTGATCTGCGGGGAGCTCTCTTTGGATGGCGGCATCCGCCCGGTGACCGGCGTTTTGCCCATGGTGATTGCCGCGCGGGAGATGGGCTTTCAAAAAGTGATACTGCCCGCTGAAAACGCCGCGGAGGCCGCCTTTGTAGAAGGCATGGCGGTTTACGCCGCCCAAACCCTGAGCCAGCTGGTGGGCTCTTTGCGCGGGGAGGAGGCGCTTTCTCCCGTGCCGCTGCAATCCTTTGAGGCGCTAAGACGGGAAAGCGTATATCAGGGCGACTTTTCAGAGGTCAAGGGACAGGCTGCCGCTAAGCGAGCGCTGGAGATCGCCGCCGCCGGCGGACATAATGTGATCATGGTCGGCCCGCCTGGTTCGGGCAAGACCATGCTGGCCCATAACCTGCCCAGCATTTTGCCGGAGCTGACCTTTGACGAGGCCCTGGAGATCACCAAGATCCACAGCGTTGCGGGGCAGACGCTGCTCCATGGCGGATTGGTGACCGAGCGGCCCTTTCGCGCGCCGCATCACTCGGCTTCCGTGCCTTCTATCACCGGCGGCGGGCGCAATGCCCGGCCGGGGGAGATCAGCTTGGCGCATCTGGGCGTGTTGTTCCTTGATGAGATGCCGGAGTTTCCCCGGGAAATATTGGAGGCGCTGCGCCAGCCCCTGGAAGATGGGAATATTACGGTGGCGCGGGTCAACGCCAATTACACCTATCCGGCGCAATTTATGCTGATAGGGTCGATGAATCCCTGCCCTTGCGGCAATTTTGGTTCTGCCACGCAGGAGTGCCGGTGCACGCCACTGCAGATTCAGCGCTATTTAAACCGCATCAGCGGCCCGCTGCTGGACAGGATCGATATCCAGGTGGAGGTGCAGCCCATCACCTATACACAGCTAACGCAAAAGCAACAGCCTGAGGAGAGCTCGGCGGACATCCGCAAGCGGGTGGAGCGCGCCAGGGAGATTCAGCGAAGCCGGTATAAGCAAAAAGGCATATACTTTAACTCGCAGCTGAGCAACCGGCTGATGAACGAGGTTTGCGCCCTGGATGCGCAGGGCAGCGCGCTGCTGCGCCAGGCATTCCACCAGCTGCGCTTATCTGCGCGGGCGCACAGCCGCATTTTAAAGGTAGCAAGGACCATTGCGGACCTGGACGGGCGCGCGCAGATCGCGGCGACGGATGTTGCCGAGGCCATTCAATACCGCAGCCTGGACCGGAAGTACTGGCAGGTTTAA
- a CDS encoding phospholipid carrier-dependent glycosyltransferase: MKRFFTLLMAIWLCFGLFPLQALADGESGLLYNGDFEDGLIGWTESVEKQERAVEFALEPIGDAAGGVGQCLRVTQLTQNNASMRQTVQVRGNAVYRVSGFVWLTSLTQAPDNTSYGASISVTDRDYLFPQVTTNDGSWQYIEYYVRTGLTQREMTVAVGLGGKEAYCQGEAYFDDILVEEAAAPEGATVIPLYDNRIYMARDMAKLFDDPNLVTSLCFLLGVLFLALFLWAVWRYMGSKELLRPDKKMYVGAFAVLMLAGLIFRMVLAANIDGYPYDIGCFYGWASRLNEVSFGDFYSPTYFCDYPPGYFYPLWLIGFLHKTFGIEMYSGLSLILLKLPAILMDLAAGYMIMRLARRHLNDRAALTLTAVYLFNPAIWINSSVYGQMDAFLAVLIASTLLFIVRKQYHWSILCYMVAVLVKPQALVFAPVVGLGYIGGLVKAAERKTALKRIGAGLLLAAGAFILLAVPFLYKQSGTFIFEKYLTTLASYPYASLNALNLYALLGFNFVDINAQLLGLTCGTWGYIFTGLAIVGTIVGWVRWRDKKGAYFMLAALLLTTLYILGPKMHERYLMPVFLLLTLAYTQIRDRRLLYIIGGFAATNFINTALTMIWIHVPNYNIFYMLLCAVQIGLWAYLLYTAVRIFERRKVLTLSEDPVPEDIAVEKNTAKAMQVKPAYERLFYGRERAKVLWSKKEVLLLLALTLVYACFAFFHLGSTETPKTWWETTNDYEATTVDLGEVHDLSYVMYYMGINEGNIAISYSVDGVNWTEGPRIEYTHGEMYRWYPLSCPMEARYIRLRPQTTGLRVLEIGFLDTDQQAVPVQSVTGDDGSEHGFAKAFDEQEMVKNWPDPLYGMYFDELYHGRTAYEHIMGWHPYETTHPPLGKVIMMAGIEMFGMDPFGWRFMGTVFGIAMVPLMYLMTRAIFKKPKWAFVGAFLMAFDLMHFVQTRIATIDSYSVFFIMMMYGFMYLYYERNFHRQPLRQTLWPLMLCGVSFGLGAATKWICLYAGAGLAVLFFYTLGLRYKEYRLAKRALKQENYTPAEKKVYTGVKKTFPRATVITLLVCLLFFIVIPVGIYVLSYIPEADGFQKPLLETVWQNQQYMFSYHSQLVDQHPYASPWWEWALMIRPTFFYSDQLLPEGWTAGISCMGNPLIWWTGLAAIGYVLAVVLIQRRSHAATYRMTWQAMTASRRTLSDGRAALYGIGAAVWGSVQWIAERWRKNPRLTFILIGLASQFLPWVLVPRSTFLYHYFASVPFMMLCLVFCLQKIDATGKKGRWAVRIFLIAVFAIFCFFLPAVTGIPIPEGYARLLKWLPTWVLFI; the protein is encoded by the coding sequence ATGAAACGCTTTTTCACCTTACTGATGGCAATATGGTTATGCTTTGGGCTGTTTCCCCTGCAGGCGCTGGCCGATGGGGAGAGCGGCCTGCTGTATAACGGCGATTTTGAGGACGGCCTGATCGGCTGGACAGAATCGGTGGAAAAGCAGGAGCGCGCCGTAGAGTTTGCCCTGGAGCCCATTGGCGATGCGGCGGGCGGGGTGGGGCAGTGCCTGCGCGTGACCCAGCTGACGCAGAACAACGCCTCTATGCGCCAGACGGTGCAGGTACGGGGCAATGCGGTCTACCGCGTCTCCGGTTTTGTCTGGCTGACATCGCTGACGCAGGCGCCGGATAATACCAGCTATGGCGCCAGCATCAGTGTGACCGACCGGGATTATCTCTTTCCTCAGGTAACGACAAATGACGGTTCATGGCAATATATCGAGTACTATGTGCGCACCGGCCTGACCCAGCGGGAGATGACGGTTGCGGTTGGTTTGGGCGGCAAGGAGGCCTATTGCCAGGGCGAGGCGTATTTTGACGATATTCTGGTTGAAGAAGCGGCGGCACCGGAGGGCGCCACCGTCATTCCGTTGTACGATAACCGTATCTATATGGCGCGGGATATGGCCAAGCTTTTTGACGACCCCAATCTGGTGACCAGCCTGTGCTTTTTGCTGGGCGTGCTGTTCCTGGCCTTGTTTTTATGGGCGGTGTGGCGCTACATGGGCTCAAAAGAGCTGCTGCGGCCCGATAAAAAGATGTATGTGGGGGCCTTTGCCGTATTGATGCTGGCGGGGCTGATCTTCCGAATGGTGCTGGCGGCCAATATCGACGGCTACCCCTACGATATCGGCTGCTTTTATGGGTGGGCTTCCCGGCTCAATGAAGTGAGTTTTGGCGATTTTTACTCGCCTACCTATTTTTGCGATTATCCGCCGGGCTATTTTTACCCGCTGTGGTTGATCGGCTTTTTGCACAAGACCTTCGGGATCGAGATGTACAGCGGCCTTTCGCTGATCCTCCTCAAGCTCCCCGCGATCCTGATGGATCTGGCGGCGGGGTATATGATCATGCGCCTGGCGCGCCGGCATTTAAACGACCGCGCGGCGCTCACCCTCACGGCGGTGTATCTGTTCAACCCGGCGATCTGGATCAACTCCAGCGTCTACGGGCAGATGGACGCGTTCCTGGCGGTGCTTATCGCCTCTACGCTGCTGTTTATCGTGCGCAAGCAATATCACTGGTCCATCCTTTGCTACATGGTGGCGGTGTTGGTCAAACCCCAGGCGCTGGTGTTTGCGCCGGTCGTGGGGCTGGGGTATATTGGCGGGCTGGTTAAAGCGGCTGAGCGCAAAACGGCTTTAAAACGCATCGGCGCAGGGCTTTTGCTGGCGGCGGGGGCTTTTATCCTGCTGGCGGTGCCGTTTCTCTATAAACAAAGCGGCACGTTTATCTTTGAAAAGTATTTGACGACGCTGGCAAGCTACCCTTATGCCTCTTTAAACGCGCTGAACCTGTATGCGCTGCTGGGCTTTAACTTTGTGGATATTAATGCTCAGCTGTTGGGGCTGACCTGTGGGACCTGGGGCTATATCTTTACCGGCCTTGCTATCGTAGGCACGATTGTGGGCTGGGTCCGCTGGAGGGATAAAAAGGGCGCCTATTTCATGTTGGCGGCCCTGCTGCTCACCACGCTCTATATCCTGGGGCCCAAGATGCACGAGCGCTATCTGATGCCGGTTTTCTTGCTGCTGACGCTGGCCTATACCCAAATCAGGGACCGGCGGCTGCTCTATATCATCGGCGGCTTTGCGGCGACCAATTTTATCAATACCGCGCTGACGATGATCTGGATCCACGTGCCCAATTACAATATCTTTTATATGCTGCTGTGCGCAGTGCAGATCGGCCTGTGGGCCTACCTGCTCTATACGGCAGTACGTATATTTGAAAGGCGCAAAGTGCTTACCTTGAGCGAGGACCCGGTGCCCGAGGATATTGCGGTAGAGAAGAATACGGCCAAGGCCATGCAGGTAAAGCCGGCCTACGAAAGGCTCTTTTACGGGCGGGAGAGGGCAAAGGTGCTCTGGAGCAAGAAGGAGGTACTGCTTTTACTGGCCTTGACGCTGGTTTACGCCTGTTTTGCTTTTTTTCATCTGGGCTCGACTGAAACGCCCAAAACCTGGTGGGAGACCACCAACGATTACGAGGCTACCACGGTAGATCTGGGCGAGGTACACGACCTTTCCTATGTCATGTACTACATGGGCATCAACGAAGGGAATATCGCCATCTCCTATTCTGTGGATGGGGTGAATTGGACCGAAGGGCCGCGTATCGAATACACGCATGGGGAGATGTACCGCTGGTACCCGCTCTCCTGCCCGATGGAGGCCCGCTATATCCGCTTACGGCCCCAGACCACAGGGCTGCGGGTGCTGGAGATCGGCTTTTTGGATACGGATCAGCAGGCGGTGCCCGTACAATCCGTCACCGGCGACGATGGGAGCGAGCACGGCTTTGCTAAGGCTTTTGACGAGCAGGAAATGGTGAAAAACTGGCCGGACCCGCTCTACGGCATGTATTTTGACGAGCTGTACCACGGCCGTACGGCTTATGAGCACATCATGGGCTGGCACCCTTATGAGACGACGCATCCGCCACTTGGCAAGGTCATCATGATGGCGGGGATCGAGATGTTCGGCATGGATCCTTTCGGCTGGCGCTTTATGGGCACGGTGTTTGGCATTGCCATGGTGCCGCTGATGTACCTGATGACCCGGGCGATCTTTAAAAAGCCAAAGTGGGCCTTTGTAGGCGCCTTCTTAATGGCCTTTGACCTGATGCACTTTGTGCAGACGCGCATCGCCACCATCGACAGCTATTCCGTGTTCTTCATCATGATGATGTACGGATTTATGTACCTTTATTATGAACGCAACTTCCATCGCCAGCCGCTGCGCCAGACGCTGTGGCCGCTGATGCTGTGTGGCGTCTCCTTTGGGCTGGGGGCGGCGACCAAATGGATCTGCCTTTACGCGGGCGCGGGTCTAGCGGTCCTGTTCTTTTACACCCTGGGGCTGCGGTATAAGGAATACCGCCTGGCAAAGCGGGCGCTCAAGCAGGAAAATTATACCCCTGCGGAGAAAAAGGTTTATACAGGCGTAAAAAAGACCTTCCCCAGGGCGACGGTGATCACGCTGCTGGTCTGCCTGCTCTTTTTCATCGTCATCCCGGTGGGCATCTATGTTTTAAGCTACATCCCCGAGGCGGACGGCTTCCAAAAGCCGCTGCTGGAAACGGTATGGCAAAACCAGCAGTACATGTTCTCCTACCATAGCCAGCTGGTCGATCAGCATCCCTATGCCTCGCCCTGGTGGGAATGGGCGCTGATGATCCGGCCGACCTTCTTCTATTCCGACCAGCTGCTGCCCGAGGGCTGGACGGCCGGCATCTCCTGTATGGGCAACCCGCTCATCTGGTGGACGGGGCTGGCCGCCATCGGCTATGTATTGGCGGTGGTGCTCATCCAGCGGCGCAGCCATGCCGCCACCTATAGGATGACCTGGCAGGCGATGACAGCTTCCCGCCGCACGCTTAGCGATGGAAGGGCCGCCTTGTATGGGATCGGCGCGGCGGTGTGGGGCTCTGTTCAGTGGATTGCCGAGCGCTGGCGCAAAAATCCCCGGCTGACCTTTATCCTGATCGGGCTGGCTTCGCAATTCCTGCCTTGGGTACTGGTACCGCGCTCCACCTTCTTGTACCATTACTTTGCCTCGGTACCGTTTATGATGCTCTGCCTGGTTTTCTGCCTGCAAAAGATCGATGCGACGGGGAAAAAGGGACGCTGGGCGGTCAGGATTTTCTTAATTGCAGTATTTGCGATCTTCTGCTTTTTCCTGCCCGCGGTAACGGGGATACCGATCCCCGAGGGCTATGCCCGGCTGCTCAAATGGCTGCCGACGTGGGTTTTGTTTATCTAG